A genomic window from Pseudogulbenkiania sp. MAI-1 includes:
- a CDS encoding nuclear transport factor 2 family protein — protein sequence MTEAELNAMFDAFNRHDIEAVKTYFHDDVVFDTVAGPDAHGTRIVGKQAVMAQFEATWGTMPDVQWINGKHYFAQDRIVSESTFVATQPDGYRHHADSVDLFTLRDGKIIRKQAFRKQRPLLDPL from the coding sequence ATGACCGAAGCAGAACTGAACGCCATGTTCGACGCCTTCAACCGGCATGACATCGAAGCCGTGAAAACCTACTTCCATGACGACGTCGTGTTTGACACCGTGGCCGGGCCGGACGCCCACGGCACCCGGATCGTCGGCAAACAAGCCGTCATGGCGCAGTTCGAAGCCACCTGGGGCACGATGCCCGATGTGCAATGGATCAACGGCAAGCACTACTTCGCCCAGGATCGCATCGTGTCGGAGTCGACCTTTGTGGCTACGCAACCCGACGGCTATCGCCATCACGCGGACAGCGTGGACCTGTTCACCTTGCGCGACGGCAAGATCATCCGAAAGCAGGCCTTCCGCAAGCAACGCCCGCTGCTCGACCCGCTTTAA
- a CDS encoding FAD-binding oxidoreductase, which translates to MRSPQTYDPNYDPLYAESPGTAVDYSPTYWRYHAGEPPEDDGPVSGDMDVDVALIGGGFTGLATALFLAREHGIKAVVLEANQIGWGCTSRNGGQGHLAWGRLSRSQWVKKWGADVARRLHKNSLEGYEVFRAMTEDVEIDCEPHGEGNLLIAHSAKAMAGLVAESRLCNEVLGYKTRLLTRDTVLKEYIGDQECQGAMLEPVGIAVQPLKLAYGYARVARRLGARIHTGSTVQNWTTVNGVHHLRTPGGTVRAKAVGVCTAGYTSPNLHKLTAYKVMPIMANSVVTRELTDDEVAACGFRSTLLTTDTRKLRYYYRYLPEKRLQIGTRSAISGGDAENPKHLRVVQEAIARKFPALAGIETPFFWHGWMDISHDMMPRVVQPDPKQQVFYSQGYSGNGVSFSAYASKQLAALIAGKRLADADLPIFSSPLPSHPLRPIRRLGQHVLYTYFSLRDRFV; encoded by the coding sequence ATGCGGTCTCCGCAAACCTACGATCCGAACTATGACCCGCTGTATGCCGAATCCCCCGGCACGGCGGTGGACTACTCACCCACTTACTGGCGCTATCACGCTGGCGAGCCGCCGGAAGACGATGGCCCGGTCAGCGGCGACATGGACGTCGATGTCGCCCTTATCGGCGGCGGTTTTACCGGTCTGGCGACCGCGCTGTTCCTGGCGCGTGAACATGGCATCAAGGCGGTGGTGCTCGAGGCCAACCAGATCGGCTGGGGCTGCACCAGCCGCAATGGCGGCCAGGGGCACCTGGCCTGGGGGCGGCTGAGCCGCAGCCAGTGGGTGAAGAAGTGGGGCGCGGATGTGGCCCGCCGCCTGCACAAAAACAGCTTGGAGGGCTATGAGGTGTTCCGGGCGATGACCGAAGACGTGGAGATCGACTGCGAGCCGCATGGCGAAGGTAATTTGCTGATCGCCCACAGTGCCAAGGCGATGGCCGGGCTGGTGGCCGAGTCGCGCCTGTGCAATGAGGTATTGGGCTACAAGACCCGACTGCTGACCCGCGACACGGTACTCAAGGAGTACATTGGCGACCAGGAGTGCCAGGGCGCCATGCTGGAGCCGGTGGGCATTGCGGTGCAGCCGCTGAAGCTGGCCTATGGCTATGCGCGCGTGGCGCGCCGGCTGGGGGCGCGCATCCACACCGGCAGTACGGTACAGAACTGGACGACGGTAAACGGTGTGCATCACTTGCGCACGCCGGGCGGCACCGTACGGGCGAAAGCGGTGGGCGTCTGCACGGCGGGCTACACCAGTCCAAACCTGCACAAGTTGACCGCCTACAAGGTGATGCCGATCATGGCCAACTCAGTAGTGACGCGCGAGCTGACCGATGACGAGGTAGCGGCCTGCGGCTTTCGTTCGACGCTGCTGACGACCGACACTCGCAAGCTGCGCTATTACTACCGCTACCTGCCCGAGAAGCGCTTGCAGATCGGGACGCGCAGCGCGATCAGCGGTGGCGATGCCGAGAACCCGAAGCATCTGCGCGTGGTGCAGGAGGCGATTGCGCGCAAGTTCCCGGCGCTGGCAGGGATCGAGACGCCCTTCTTCTGGCATGGCTGGATGGATATTTCACACGACATGATGCCGCGCGTGGTGCAGCCCGACCCGAAGCAGCAGGTGTTCTACTCGCAGGGCTACTCGGGCAACGGGGTGTCGTTTTCCGCCTATGCGTCGAAACAGCTGGCAGCGCTGATTGCCGGCAAGCGACTGGCGGATGCGGACCTGCCGATCTTCAGCTCGCCGCTGCCCAGCCATCCGCTGCGGCCGATCAGGCGGTTGGGCCAGCACGTGCTCTATACCTACTTCTCCTTGCGCGACCGGTTCGTCTGA
- a CDS encoding BCCT family transporter, translated as MEHELIHSPPRSGSATSLFGDYDRTLFWPVLTVYVAIMAYALLAPESTSTWLVGVRNFLIFNFGWAFLLGVGVTLFFCLYLAISPYGDLKLGKEDAVPEFSFVSWVSMLFCCGLGIGFVFFSVAEPLTHLHESPHVIDMGAAGKEAGIAKAVQITLLDWGMHGWALYAVAAWAIAFPAYRLGKPLTVATGLYGILGDRCNSSLWGRLANGLGILGTIGGNATMIGLGVASISYGISMLFEIELGTFGKVVVLMGLIVAYVASAATGVEKGIKFLSVANMVIAGLIVLALIVYGNAPVHYLLNLTTQQFGDYFGSMLTMSFWSDAGNVKQREWLGWWVVFYWLWYVSYIPFCGGFIARISKGRTLREFVFGTTLVPMVLAIVWFSVWGGSAGYTEVNHIAPLWEAVQKNPESGVYMLLNSMPYGWWLSLAVLFCTIVFAVTTSDSASFFVAMQVSNGEENPRVSMRLLWGVVIGLTGIVFQLTGGFTAIKSLAIVVGAPFFIVSIAYIVSVNRMLRSAKAGQM; from the coding sequence ATGGAACATGAACTCATACACAGCCCGCCCCGCAGCGGGTCGGCGACATCGCTGTTCGGCGACTATGACCGCACCTTGTTCTGGCCGGTCCTGACGGTATACGTCGCCATCATGGCCTACGCCTTGCTGGCGCCAGAGAGCACCAGCACCTGGCTGGTGGGCGTGCGCAATTTCCTGATCTTCAACTTCGGCTGGGCCTTCCTGTTAGGCGTCGGTGTGACGCTGTTCTTCTGCCTCTATCTGGCCATCAGCCCGTATGGTGACCTGAAGCTGGGCAAGGAAGATGCCGTCCCCGAGTTCTCGTTCGTCTCGTGGGTGTCGATGCTGTTCTGCTGCGGCCTGGGCATCGGCTTCGTGTTTTTCAGCGTGGCCGAGCCTCTCACCCACTTGCATGAATCGCCGCATGTGATTGACATGGGCGCGGCCGGCAAGGAAGCCGGTATTGCCAAGGCGGTGCAGATCACCCTGCTCGACTGGGGCATGCATGGCTGGGCGCTGTATGCGGTGGCAGCCTGGGCGATTGCCTTCCCGGCCTACCGCCTGGGCAAGCCGCTGACCGTGGCGACCGGCCTGTACGGCATCCTCGGTGACCGCTGCAACAGCAGCCTGTGGGGCCGCTTGGCCAATGGCTTGGGCATTCTGGGCACCATCGGCGGCAACGCCACCATGATCGGTCTGGGCGTGGCCTCCATCAGCTACGGCATCTCGATGCTGTTCGAGATCGAGCTGGGCACCTTCGGCAAGGTGGTGGTGTTGATGGGTTTGATCGTGGCCTACGTGGCCTCGGCGGCCACCGGCGTCGAGAAGGGCATCAAGTTCCTTAGCGTGGCCAACATGGTGATCGCCGGGCTGATCGTGCTGGCGCTGATCGTGTATGGCAACGCGCCGGTCCACTACCTGCTCAACCTGACGACCCAGCAGTTCGGCGACTACTTCGGCTCGATGCTGACGATGTCGTTCTGGAGCGATGCGGGCAACGTCAAGCAGCGCGAGTGGCTAGGCTGGTGGGTGGTGTTCTACTGGCTCTGGTATGTGTCCTACATCCCCTTCTGTGGCGGCTTCATCGCGCGCATCTCGAAAGGGCGCACGCTGCGGGAGTTCGTGTTCGGGACCACGCTGGTGCCGATGGTGCTGGCCATCGTGTGGTTCAGCGTGTGGGGCGGCTCGGCCGGCTATACCGAGGTGAACCACATCGCGCCGCTGTGGGAAGCCGTCCAGAAGAACCCGGAGTCCGGTGTGTACATGCTGCTCAACTCCATGCCCTACGGCTGGTGGCTGAGCCTGGCCGTACTGTTCTGCACCATCGTGTTCGCCGTCACCACCTCGGACTCGGCCTCGTTCTTCGTCGCCATGCAGGTGTCCAACGGCGAGGAAAATCCCCGCGTGTCGATGCGCCTGCTGTGGGGCGTTGTGATCGGCCTGACCGGGATCGTGTTCCAGCTCACCGGCGGATTCACGGCGATCAAGTCACTGGCCATCGTGGTCGGCGCGCCCTTCTTCATCGTGAGCATCGCCTACATCGTGTCGGTCAATCGCATGCTCCGCTCGGCCAAGGCAGGGCAGATGTAA